One Dictyoglomus turgidum DSM 6724 DNA window includes the following coding sequences:
- the xerD gene encoding site-specific tyrosine recombinase XerD: MKDKLEDFLFYLKFEKNMSPNTIDSYRRDLEDFIIFLQKEKVNIKNLKREEWQRYLVSLYNRYKIKSIARKISSIRSFLKFLLREGYINRNYSSFMIIPKIPMYLPEILDNKEIENFLKIPDPLSPLGIRNIAILETFYATGMRVSELVNLDVQSINLEEKYVRCFGKGDKERIIPLGDYAVESLKKYLLVRDSFNPKDEKALFLNKKGERITRQGVWFIIKTYSKILGLPKKVSPHTFRHSFATHLLSNGADIRIVQELLGHSDVATTQIYTHIVSSKLHEVYQKAHPLTRRNDK, from the coding sequence TAGGAGAGATTTAGAAGATTTTATTATTTTTCTTCAAAAAGAAAAGGTAAATATTAAAAACTTAAAAAGAGAAGAGTGGCAAAGGTATTTAGTATCTTTATATAACAGATACAAGATAAAATCTATTGCAAGAAAGATATCTTCTATAAGAAGCTTCTTAAAATTCCTTCTAAGGGAAGGCTATATTAATAGGAATTACAGTAGTTTTATGATAATTCCAAAGATTCCTATGTATCTTCCAGAGATTCTTGATAACAAAGAGATAGAGAATTTTTTGAAAATTCCTGATCCCTTATCTCCCCTTGGTATTAGAAATATAGCAATTCTTGAAACCTTTTATGCTACGGGCATGAGAGTTTCAGAACTTGTTAATTTGGATGTTCAAAGTATAAACTTAGAAGAAAAATATGTTAGATGTTTTGGGAAAGGAGATAAAGAAAGGATTATTCCTTTGGGGGATTATGCTGTAGAAAGTCTTAAAAAATATCTTTTAGTGAGAGATTCTTTTAATCCAAAAGATGAAAAGGCGTTGTTTTTAAATAAAAAAGGTGAGAGAATAACGAGACAAGGTGTATGGTTTATCATAAAGACCTATTCTAAAATCTTAGGACTTCCTAAGAAGGTTAGTCCTCATACTTTTAGACATTCTTTTGCTACTCATCTCCTATCTAATGGGGCTGATATACGTATTGTACAAGAACTTCTTGGCCATTCTGATGTTGCCACTACCCAAATTTATACTCATATTGTTTCTAGCAAGCTTCATGAGGTTTATCAAAAGGCTCACCCTTTAACAAGGAGGAATGATAAATGA